In the Pedosphaera parvula Ellin514 genome, one interval contains:
- a CDS encoding alpha-E domain-containing protein has translation MLSRVANSLFWMSRYLERAENVARILDVNLQLLLDFRNLDDKRLLEHWLPIVQSTGDEALFFQLYKEARGQTVTDFLTFNPGNPNSILNCIAQARENARVVRDQISGEMWEEINRLHLFMRSPRAREVWNSSPYDFYNEIKTSSLYLQGLTNATIRQNENWNFIQIGKFLERADKTTRILDVRHETLGNEQFGKALNQTDYLEWSAVLRSCSAWDVYRQIYSTEVDPVRVAELLLLSDDFPRSVRFCLNELDATLRRISGVAPQKFSNDAEKLSGRLLSEIQFSTVQEIVSRGLHEYLDLLQNRFNQIGEALFAVYIFQPFADLNYDMLQQQQQQQQQTRISFHNTEFPPSVF, from the coding sequence ATCCTGGATGTTAACCTCCAACTGCTCCTGGATTTCCGCAATCTGGATGATAAACGCCTGTTGGAGCACTGGCTGCCGATTGTCCAGAGCACCGGTGATGAAGCGCTTTTTTTCCAGCTTTATAAGGAGGCGCGCGGCCAGACAGTTACGGACTTCCTGACCTTTAATCCCGGCAACCCGAATTCAATCCTCAATTGCATCGCCCAGGCTCGCGAAAACGCCCGTGTGGTTCGTGACCAGATTTCCGGTGAGATGTGGGAGGAGATTAATCGACTGCATCTTTTCATGCGCTCGCCGCGTGCGCGCGAGGTATGGAATTCCAGCCCTTACGATTTTTATAACGAGATTAAAACCAGCTCGCTTTATTTGCAGGGCCTGACGAATGCCACCATCCGTCAAAACGAAAACTGGAATTTTATTCAGATCGGCAAGTTCCTGGAACGCGCTGACAAGACCACTCGCATCCTCGATGTTCGCCACGAAACCCTGGGCAATGAGCAGTTCGGGAAAGCTTTGAACCAGACAGACTATTTGGAATGGTCGGCGGTTTTGCGTTCCTGCAGCGCCTGGGATGTCTATCGTCAAATTTACTCCACTGAAGTGGATCCCGTCCGGGTGGCTGAGTTGCTCCTGCTTTCGGATGACTTTCCGCGTTCCGTGCGCTTCTGCCTGAACGAGTTGGATGCAACGCTACGCCGCATTTCCGGTGTGGCTCCACAAAAGTTTTCCAATGACGCCGAGAAGCTGTCCGGTCGCCTGCTTTCGGAAATCCAGTTCAGCACGGTTCAGGAGATAGTGAGCCGGGGCTTACACGAGTATCTCGATTTGCTACAGAATCGCTTCAACCAGATTGGTGAGGCGCTGTTTGCCGTTTATATTTTTCAACCCTTTGCCGACTTGAATTACGACATGTTGCAACAACAACAACAGCAGCAACAACAAACTCGAATTTCCTTTCATAACACGGAATTTCCTCCGTCCGTATTTTGA